The stretch of DNA AACCCGGCAGTCAAGCCCTCCATCGCCGATGGTACTGCGGAGGCTATCCGTGGGAGAGAAGGTCGACGCCGGAAATCCCTTGAAAGAGAGAAGCGGCCGCCCAATTGGGCGGCCGCTTGTCGTCTGTCAGATCCCTCGTCGCGTTGCTCCTCGGGATAAGCGATCGACAAGGCTCGCTCCGCTTCGCCTGTCGCCTGCTTAGTTGACAAAAACGGTATGGAGTAATAATATTACTCTATACTCTTCATGAAAAGGGAGCATTATGCTTGAATCTCTTATCACATCCAAGACAAGGGTCAAACTGCTGCTGAAGTTCTTTCTGAACCCGAGCACCAGCGCATACCTGCGGGCACTCGCCGACGAGTTCGGGGAGTCCACAAACGGCGTGCGAGTGGAGCTGAACCGGCTGCTGGGGGCCGGGCTGCTGGAGTGCGCGGACGAGGGGAGGACCAAGGTCTACCGGGCTAATACGAAACACCCGCTCTTTCCGGAGCTGCAGGCCATAGCCTCGAAGACGCTGGGCATCGACCAGGTGGTGGAGCACGTGATCTCGCGACTGGGGAACGTTGAGCTGGCGCTGGTCACGGGTGACTACGCGAGCGGGATCGACTCCGGGCTTATAGACCTGGTGCTGGTCGGGAAGATCGACAGGACGTATTTCGAGAGTTTGGCGGGTAAGATAGAGGGCATGATACAGCGAAAGATCCGGCCGCTGTTCCTGACGCGGGATGAGTTCGCCCGGCTGAGGGAGAGGATAACGTCCGAGAACACCCTCCTTCTGTGGGGGGACAAGTCGGAGCTGGCATGACGAAGCAGGGGCGGAAAGCCCCTGCTTTTTCACTTCCGAAGCCGCAATTTACTGGACGAACCCTAGAAGCCGAGGTCCTCTCCCACGATCAGGACGTGAAAGTTGGTTCCTCCCGGCTTTCTCTTTATCACGGTCAGGACGTTGCAGATCCTGGTCGGCCCCTCGCAGTCCATGCAGACGCCGGTGCGAGTGCAGGGGTTGGGGCTGCCTATCCTCTTGTTGTTTATCGGGGCGGCCTTGGTGCGTATGCGCTCCTCGGCTGCGGCGACGTCCCTGACTATCTTGTTCGTTCCGGCGACGATTATCACCTTGTCAGGCCCGTAGATCATGGCGGAGACTCGGTTGCCGGTGCCGTCCATGTTGACCAGGCTGCCGTCCATCGTGACGGCGTTGGAGCCGGCCAGGAAGACGTCGCAGATCTGCTGCTGTTTTCGTATCTCGTTCTTCTGTTCGTTTGTGAGTCCGGGGGCACCGTGGTCGAGCATGGTGTTGCCTCGCTCCGCCAGCTTATCGGCGACCCCGAGCTGCTTGATGGTCCACGAGCCGCCGCAGCCGACGGACGCCGTCTCGGGGATCAGCTCCAGCAGGCGCGAGACAGCCTCCTCACGATCCGCGCAGTACTCGGCCTCGAAGCCGTTGTTCTTCAGGGCCTCCACCACCGAGCCGCCTATCATCTCGTTGTGCCAGGTTGTGAACTCGTTCATCGAACACACTCCTTTTGTTTTTTAAGATGAGCCGAGGAAGACCGTACCTGCGGTCGTCCCACTATCCGGGAATTTTGCCGAGAGATATGATCTTCTCCGCATCGACGGCGAACGCTATTCCGCCCCCGGGGCGAGTCAGGCAGGGGTTTTGGCCGAGCGTCCGAAGCAGCGGGTCGGCCTGCTCCGGACGGGCGAGGATGAGGACTATCTCCTTCTCCGGGAAGAGTGGTATCCCCAGGAACTCGACGTCCTTTTCACTGGCCGTGCCCCGGCCGTTCAGTATGACCCCCGGTCCCGAACCGGCCTCCCTGGCGGCGAAGATGATGTCGTCCGCGCACCCCCTGTTGACTATGACACATATCAGAACTCCACTGGCGTTTTCCATCTCCGGTATCCTCCGCAAAGCGCCGTCCGCCCGGGACATCGCTCCATTTTTCAGGATTCGCCGGACGTCCAGCTGGACGGCGAACCCCTGCCTGTGCCTTACCGTCCTCTCCTCGTGGGTGCCCAGGGCCTCCATTATCGACCGAGAGTCCTCGTCGGAGGCGAGGGTGAGAATGACGTCCTCCGGGGCGTCGTCGATCTCCAGAAATCTCTCCAGCCGTCCGTCGGATTTCGCCCTTCCGGGGACAACCGTCCCTCCCTTCGCACCGGCGGCTCTCGTCAGGGCCACGACCCGCTCCCCCAGGCTTCTTCTGACCACTGTCAGAATCAGCTTGCCGCCGGTTATGCCGTCTTCTCTCTTAATCGTCGTCATGAAGGACCTCCATGGGCTGTTCAGCGGCCATTCTCGCTTCCTCCTCCTTGCGTTTGAACAGTATTCCGAGTATCTGTATCGTGATCAGCGGGGTCATGGCGATCATTCCAACCACCCCGAAGGCGTCCATGACCGGGTCGCCGCCGAAGGCCGACGAGGCCCCCAGTGTGAAGGATAGCACGAAGGTGGAGCCCATGGGGCCGGATGCGACTCCGCCCGAGTCGAAGGCGATAGCGGTGAAGAGTGGTGGCGAGAAGAGGGTGAGCAGCATCGCGAGAAGGTAGCCCGGTATCAAGAACCACCATATGCTAAGGGAATAGAGAATACGCAGCATGGAGATTCCCACCGAGACGGAGACTCCGATGGAGAGGGCGATCAGGATGAGGCGCCTGGTTATGTGCCCCCCGGATACCTCCTCCACCAGCTCGTTGAGTATCCAGACGGCCGGCTCGGCCAGGACGACTATGGCACCGAGGGTGAGGCCCACGGGGAAGAGCAGCCAGCTCATAGGCGAGGCACCTATCTTCCCCCCTATCGCCGTTCCGGCCGGGAGGAAGCCTCCGTTTACGCCGATGAAAAAAAGGATGAGACCGATGAAGCTGAGCAGGATTCCCTTCACCATGCGAAGAAAGCGGCGGCGGCTCATCTTGAGCAGGGTGACCTGAAAGACGACCAAGATTGCGGCGAGCGGGCCCAGCACCATCGTGACTTCGATAATAGTCTCGGGCAGGACGTTAAGGAACGCGGCAGCAACGCTGTCCGCCCCGACGGGCAACGGCGGCACAGTCACATGGATCGGGGCGCCCTTGGCGAAGAGCCCTAGGACGAGCACGGCCATTATCGGGCCGATGGATGCCAGTCCGACGAAGCCGAAACTGCTCTCCTCCCTTTCGCTCGCCCCCTGGACCGAGGCTACTCCGACGCCCATGGCCATTATAACGGGGACGGCCATCGGGCCGGTGGTCGCGCCCCCGGCGTCGAACGCTATCCCCAGGTACTGAGGGGCGGAGAAGTATGCGATGGCGAAGAGGGGCAGATAGGACCCGAGCACAAGGTAGTAGTAGGGGGTTCGGCGCAGGACCCGCCCTATCCCCGCTGAGACGTAGAGGGCGAGCCCCGTGGCTATCATCAGGACCAGTCCGCTTCTGGATATGGACGGGGCGACCGCGGCGACCTGGTTTGCCAGGACGTGCACGTCCGGCTCCGCCACCGTGACCGAGAAGCCGATGATGAAGCCGCTTAACAGAAGCAGCCACACGTTTCTTCTCTGCATGAGCTCGGCCCCGACGAGGTGCCCCATGGGCAGGACGCCTATGTCCGACCCTATCAGGAAGAAGGCGAGTCCGACAATTATCAGCGCGCCTCCAATGAAGCACTGGATCAGAAGGGTGGTCCCTATGGGAGCGATCGTGGGGTAGAGCAGCAGGACCAGCAAGAGCACCGGCACCACGGAGATGCTGATCTCCTTTATCTTTTCGATGAAATACATATCAACCTCCAACTCGTCTTATCCATATTGTACAGCATGAAGGGCTGGAGAAGAAGAAAAATGCTCGGTCCCGCTGTTCTCTTTAGACAAATGTCCGCCTTTTGATGTACCATATCAGAGGCACGATGCATTTAAGGGGGAGATCGAAGATGAGATGTGTGAGGGGCATATTCGCGCCGATCGCCACTGCTTTCGACGAGTCCGGCGAGGTGGACCTGGAAGTATTCTCGCAGAACGTCCGCGACCTCGGGGCGACCAAACTGGCGGGGCTGGTGGTTCTAGGTAGCAACGGGGAGTTCGCGATGCTGTCGCTGGAGGAGAAGGTAAGGCTGGTCGCGACCGCGGAAGAGCACCTGCCTTCGGGGAAGATGCTGATCGCCGGGACGGGATGCGAGTCGCTTGCGGAGACGGCGGAGCTCACCAAGCGATGCGCGGATGCCGGGGCGGAGGCGGCCCTGGTGGTGACGCCCCACTACTACAAGAGGGATTTGAGCGAGGGGGCGCTGGAGCGGTTCTACACATCGTTGGCGGACTCCGCTCCGATTCCGGTCATGCTCTACAACATGCCCGGGAACACGGGGGTGAATATCCCCTCGTCGCTGACCCTGAGGCTTGCGGATCATCCTAATATCATAGGGATCAAGGACAGCGGCGGCAGCATCGTGCAGATCTCGGAGGTGCTTGCGAAGGCGCCTGCGGACTTCTCGGTGTTCGCCGGGTCGGGGAGCTTCCTGCTGCCGGTGCTGGCCATGGGCGGCGTAGGGGGGACGATGGCTGTGGCGAACGTGGTGCCGGACTACTGCGTCGAGATAATGGAGAGGTTCGAGGGGGGCGACCTGGAGGGGGCGCGCAGGATGCAGCTGGCGCTTCTGCCGCTGAACGCCGCCGTCACGACCCGTTTCGGCATAGGGGGGATGAAGGCGGCGATGGAGCTGGTCGGCCGCGGGGCGGGGATGCCTCGGCCTCCCATCCCGCCGGCGAACGAGGAGACCAGGCGCGAGATAGCCGCCATGCTCGGGGAGCTGGGGGTGGACGTGGCGGAATCGGCGGACTAAGCGATGAAATGACCATTTTCTTTCTCCGCTCGGCAAAAATCCCGGTCTGCGTGTACAATATGATAGGAGGTTTTGCTCTCGAGACTGCCCGAAGGGAAGAGATAGAGTGGAGAAGAAGTTTCAGGTCCTGATAGGCCTCGTGGGGGTGATAGCCCTTGTGGCGGTGGGCTTTGTGCTGCGCTTCGCCCAGTCGGTCTTCATTCCCCTGATCATCGCGTGGCTTCTTTCCTACGTATTCGGCCCCATCGTCCGCTACCTGGCCAGGCGACGCATACCGGCGGGTGTTGCGGTGGTGTTCGTCATGGGGATTTTCTTTGGCCTCTGCTTCCTGGGCGCTCTCTTCCTGAACACGCGCATAACCACCTTCGCCGCCGCGATACCCAAGTACTACGCCCGGCTGATGGAGATCGGAAAGACGCTGACCGCCAACATAGACCTGCCGCCGGCCTTCTGGTCGTCAATCGACTGGGGCTTCACCATACGCGGATACCTGCTGAACCTCTCCAGCTCGTTCTTCACGATAATCTCAAAGCTCGTGATGGTGATAGTATTCCTGGTCTTCATGCTGCTTGGCTCCCCCTACTTCGAGTACAAGATCAGAAAGGCATTCGTCACCCCGCACGGGGCGGAGAGGGCCCGCAAGATACTGAACACGATCTCGACGCAGATAGGCAGCTACCTGAGCACCCTGGCGATGATCAGCGCCGTCACCGGCTTTTTCGTGTGGCTGGCCTTGGAGTACCTCGGGGTCGACTTCGCCGTCACATGGGGAGTGCTGGCCTTCCTGCTGAACTTCGTCCCGACCATCGGCTCCATCGTTGCATCCATCCCCCCGATCCTGGTGGCCCTGGTGCAGTTCTATCCGGGGGTGTACATCGCCCTGCTGACGGCCCTGTCGCTTCTGACCATCCAGATGACCATAGGCAACTTCATCACGCCAAAGGTCATGGGGGACAGGCTGAACCTGAGCCCCGTGGTGGTGCTGATCTCGCTGCTCTTCTGGGGCCTCATCTGGGGAGTGGTGGGGGCGCTGATCTCGGTGCTCATAGCGGCGATCATAAAGATAGTCTGCGAGAACTTCCCAGCCCTGAACGTGATCAGCGTGATGATGGGCTCCGGCAAGTCATACCAGAAGGATTTCGAGGAGAAGCCCCAGCCCCCTGCGGCGTGAGGCTTCCCAAGCCTCTCGGAAGGAAACGGCGAGGAGGTTTTGAAATGATAATTACATCCTCTGAAAAGGGGCAAATTGTGATACCAGCCACTATTCGCAGGCAGCTCAATATTGAGGCGAAAACGAGGTTGTTTGTCAGGGTGAGGAACGGAGAGATAGTGCTGACGCCGGCCAGTGATGTCAGGAGACTGTACGGAGTGCTCGCCGATTACGCTGTTCCCGGAAGCACCGAAGAGGACGAGCGCGAGGCTATGTATCGCGCAGTGGCGGAAGCGAATGAGTGATTTGTATTGCATTGATGCGAATGTAATTCTCCGATTTCTTCTCGGGGACAACGAAGAACTTGGCCCGGCCGCAGAGGCCGTTATGCTGGCCGTAGAGAGGGGAGATTTGTCCGTCTGGTGCGACTCGGTGATTCTTGCCGAGGTTGTGTGGGTTCTTTCCTCTTTTTATAAGGTTGAACGCGCAAAGATAACAGAGTGTCTGCTTCCTCTCTTAAAAATGAAACATTTCGTAATGGCGGAAAAAGACCGCATGATAAGTGCCTTGGAATTGTTCAGCGGCCCCGTTCCTCACTTTGGAGATGCATGCCTATGCGCGGTTGCACGGGATGTATCCGAAGGACGTATTATATCGTTCGACAAAAAGTTAAAAAACGCGCCAGGGATTGTTTGTCTGGGACGGACCAAGTGCATCGATATGGGAAGAGGATCAGGCGACGCTTGATCATGCCTCCAGTGGAGCGCACGTTATTGTCACCCTGAGCGAATGCAAGAGATCTCAAGAGAACAGCCAAGCCCGGAGATCCCTCCCCTCGGCCATTTGGCCTCGGGATAACGGCGAGCCCCGGGACCGTCGCACGGCTTTTCCCCGGGTACGAGCTTCCTTAGCTTTTCGAGAAGTTTTTCCAACCGAGATCCCCTCCTTGATCTCTTGAAGGCCTCTTGCTCGCTTCTCGGCTTATCGGTTCACCCCTTGACCGAGGACCGTCGGCAGGCGTGCTTCGCGGCGCAAGGCACCTGTCAACGAAATTACACCCTTCCCTCGTGCGAGCATCGCCTGACCAGGTACATCCCGACGACGAATTTCAACGCTGCCGGCAGCATTATACGCTACGTAGGCCAGAGGATTGATCATGTGCTCCCGGAGTACCCGCACCGGGCGCGGAGGATGCGCCCATGAGCGCGGCCTATGCCCTGCCACACTATCTCGGCCGTGCGGTCCTTCCGTCTTTATAGCATAATGGAAATCCCCGAAGTGGGGTGCGGACGTTTTTTTGGACTTTACGCCGCCAGCCCTATCTTCGAAATGGAGAGGCAGCCTTCATCGCCCACAGGAGAACGCAGTCTATCTCCTTCGGGAATAGATCGCCGAACGATGTCCTATATCCACGGCGACGATGATGAGTTCGTCATCCCGTATCTCGGCCAGCAGACGGTAGTCTCCGATCCTGTAGCGCCATAGTCCGCGCAGCGGACCCGTGAGAGCTTTCCCGGAAGCGCGCGGATCGGGGCTGTTCCGAAGATGTCGGTTGATATAGCTCAAAATAAGGTGTTGCGTCTCCCGATCGAGTTTTTGTATCTTCTTCGCCGCTCCGGCATCTATTTCTACCGACCAGCCGCTCATAAATCCCCCTCGGAAAATCCGCACTCCTTCACTAAATCCTCGAAGCTCACCGTCTCTCGCTTGCTCTTCAACCATGCCGTATACACTTCGAGATCGTAGGCATCCTCGATTTTTTCGAGAAGAGACGCTCGGGCAAGCTGGGCGATGGTCATATTGTTCTCTTTCGCGTACTCCTCGACCGCCATGCGCTCTTCGGGGGTGAGCCGCACCGTTAGTGTCTTTTCCAAAGTCGCCATTTTCAGCCGCCTCCTTTGTATTGCATCGTAACACAAAGGTGTGCGGTGTCAACTCCGAACCGTTGTTCGAAGGCGAGCATTCCAGAGTTCATACCGACAGAGGCGCTCACTACCGCTGGTTTGGCTGGCTTTTCCGAAATAAGAGCCAGCAGGCCTTGAGCATAGATGAGTTCATGACAATAGCAGACAATTATCTGCACTGGTATAATGAAAAGAGAACAAAGATGTCTTTAGGTGCAAAGATCCCGTGAGAAAAGGAGGAATCGCCATGGCGAAATACGTGCTTACAGTGCTTGCCGAGGGGTTCGAGGAGATAGAGGCTATAACGCCGGTCGACGTGCTGCGGCGGCTCGACGTGGATGTGACCGTCGCGTCGCTCGACGGGCCGGTGGTCAGGGGGGCGCGCGGGATCGCGGTACAGGCCGACGCGACCCTCGCCGAGGTCGCGGACCGGGTCTTTGACCTGATCGTGCTGCCGGGCGGGATGCCTGGCGCGGCCAACCTGGCGGCCTCCGCCCGGCTCGCCGACATGCTGAGAAGGCAGCATTCCGAGAGGCGGATGATCGCGGCCATCTGCGCTGCACCCGCGGTCGTGCTGCAGCCGCTGGGGCTGCTCGGCGACGAGAGGGTCGCCTGCTACCCGGCCTTCCAGCGTCGGCTTGGCGAGGCGAACAGGACGGACGAGCGCCTATGCGTCGGCGAGAAGCTGATCACTGCCGCCGGGCCGGGCGTCGCGATGGATTTCGTCCTGGCCCTGGCGGAGCGACTGAAGGGCAAGGAGAAGGCCGACGAGCTGGCGAAGGCCATGCTGGTGGAGCGGTGCTAGGGTTTAACCCAGTGGAACGCACGATATTGTCATCCCGAGCGCAGCGAGGGATCCCGCCACGCGCTCACGCGGGGCGCAGGGCGTCGCTGAAAGGGTTTACAATCGTAGTCTGATCCTCTACTCTCAATCCTGTCTGCATGTCCTCCGAATACAACACGGTGCATTCGGCCAGTAGAGCGCAGGCCACGACCAGGCTGTCCCAGTAGGAAAACCCGTATCGTTTACGAAGATTCGACCCCTTTTGCATTGCGAATCGTTCTGTAGGAACCACTTTGTATTTCGCGTAAAATGAAGCGATCAACCGCTGGATTTCGGTCTCGGACGAATTTGCTTTTTTCAACAAGTTGAAGCATGTTTCGTTGACGACTTGTGTGCTGAGGACCACTCCAGTCCTTTGAACCACGGCTTTCGCCAAGGAGTGCTTCAAACGGTCTTGCGCCTCCACAAAGGCGTAAAGCCAGATGTTGGTATCTACAAAACAACGCTCATTGATCTCTGCATCGAGCATGGGTCTCTTCA from Synergistaceae bacterium encodes:
- a CDS encoding ArsR family transcriptional regulator, with product MLESLITSKTRVKLLLKFFLNPSTSAYLRALADEFGESTNGVRVELNRLLGAGLLECADEGRTKVYRANTKHPLFPELQAIASKTLGIDQVVEHVISRLGNVELALVTGDYASGIDSGLIDLVLVGKIDRTYFESLAGKIEGMIQRKIRPLFLTRDEFARLRERITSENTLLLWGDKSELA
- a CDS encoding lactate utilization protein → MNEFTTWHNEMIGGSVVEALKNNGFEAEYCADREEAVSRLLELIPETASVGCGGSWTIKQLGVADKLAERGNTMLDHGAPGLTNEQKNEIRKQQQICDVFLAGSNAVTMDGSLVNMDGTGNRVSAMIYGPDKVIIVAGTNKIVRDVAAAEERIRTKAAPINNKRIGSPNPCTRTGVCMDCEGPTRICNVLTVIKRKPGGTNFHVLIVGEDLGF
- a CDS encoding DUF1538 domain-containing protein; amino-acid sequence: MYFIEKIKEISISVVPVLLLVLLLYPTIAPIGTTLLIQCFIGGALIIVGLAFFLIGSDIGVLPMGHLVGAELMQRRNVWLLLLSGFIIGFSVTVAEPDVHVLANQVAAVAPSISRSGLVLMIATGLALYVSAGIGRVLRRTPYYYLVLGSYLPLFAIAYFSAPQYLGIAFDAGGATTGPMAVPVIMAMGVGVASVQGASEREESSFGFVGLASIGPIMAVLVLGLFAKGAPIHVTVPPLPVGADSVAAAFLNVLPETIIEVTMVLGPLAAILVVFQVTLLKMSRRRFLRMVKGILLSFIGLILFFIGVNGGFLPAGTAIGGKIGASPMSWLLFPVGLTLGAIVVLAEPAVWILNELVEEVSGGHITRRLILIALSIGVSVSVGISMLRILYSLSIWWFLIPGYLLAMLLTLFSPPLFTAIAFDSGGVASGPMGSTFVLSFTLGASSAFGGDPVMDAFGVVGMIAMTPLITIQILGILFKRKEEEARMAAEQPMEVLHDDD
- a CDS encoding dihydrodipicolinate synthase family protein; its protein translation is MRCVRGIFAPIATAFDESGEVDLEVFSQNVRDLGATKLAGLVVLGSNGEFAMLSLEEKVRLVATAEEHLPSGKMLIAGTGCESLAETAELTKRCADAGAEAALVVTPHYYKRDLSEGALERFYTSLADSAPIPVMLYNMPGNTGVNIPSSLTLRLADHPNIIGIKDSGGSIVQISEVLAKAPADFSVFAGSGSFLLPVLAMGGVGGTMAVANVVPDYCVEIMERFEGGDLEGARRMQLALLPLNAAVTTRFGIGGMKAAMELVGRGAGMPRPPIPPANEETRREIAAMLGELGVDVAESAD
- a CDS encoding AI-2E family transporter gives rise to the protein MIGLVGVIALVAVGFVLRFAQSVFIPLIIAWLLSYVFGPIVRYLARRRIPAGVAVVFVMGIFFGLCFLGALFLNTRITTFAAAIPKYYARLMEIGKTLTANIDLPPAFWSSIDWGFTIRGYLLNLSSSFFTIISKLVMVIVFLVFMLLGSPYFEYKIRKAFVTPHGAERARKILNTISTQIGSYLSTLAMISAVTGFFVWLALEYLGVDFAVTWGVLAFLLNFVPTIGSIVASIPPILVALVQFYPGVYIALLTALSLLTIQMTIGNFITPKVMGDRLNLSPVVVLISLLFWGLIWGVVGALISVLIAAIIKIVCENFPALNVISVMMGSGKSYQKDFEEKPQPPAA
- a CDS encoding AbrB/MazE/SpoVT family DNA-binding domain-containing protein codes for the protein MIITSSEKGQIVIPATIRRQLNIEAKTRLFVRVRNGEIVLTPASDVRRLYGVLADYAVPGSTEEDEREAMYRAVAEANE
- a CDS encoding type II toxin-antitoxin system VapC family toxin gives rise to the protein MSDLYCIDANVILRFLLGDNEELGPAAEAVMLAVERGDLSVWCDSVILAEVVWVLSSFYKVERAKITECLLPLLKMKHFVMAEKDRMISALELFSGPVPHFGDACLCAVARDVSEGRIISFDKKLKNAPGIVCLGRTKCIDMGRGSGDA
- a CDS encoding type II toxin-antitoxin system RelE/ParE family toxin — translated: MSGWSVEIDAGAAKKIQKLDRETQHLILSYINRHLRNSPDPRASGKALTGPLRGLWRYRIGDYRLLAEIRDDELIIVAVDIGHRSAIYSRRR
- a CDS encoding CopG family transcriptional regulator — translated: MATLEKTLTVRLTPEERMAVEEYAKENNMTIAQLARASLLEKIEDAYDLEVYTAWLKSKRETVSFEDLVKECGFSEGDL
- a CDS encoding DJ-1/PfpI family protein; its protein translation is MAKYVLTVLAEGFEEIEAITPVDVLRRLDVDVTVASLDGPVVRGARGIAVQADATLAEVADRVFDLIVLPGGMPGAANLAASARLADMLRRQHSERRMIAAICAAPAVVLQPLGLLGDERVACYPAFQRRLGEANRTDERLCVGEKLITAAGPGVAMDFVLALAERLKGKEKADELAKAMLVERC
- a CDS encoding PIN domain-containing protein; this translates as MLDAEINERCFVDTNIWLYAFVEAQDRLKHSLAKAVVQRTGVVLSTQVVNETCFNLLKKANSSETEIQRLIASFYAKYKVVPTERFAMQKGSNLRKRYGFSYWDSLVVACALLAECTVLYSEDMQTGLRVEDQTTIVNPFSDALRPA